One genomic segment of Prochlorococcus marinus str. MIT 0919 includes these proteins:
- a CDS encoding GMC oxidoreductase, which translates to MDTIIADAQDSNNYPKKVLVIGTGLASYGTCLGLLEKDYLQVDVIDIGLTKPYLNQKNISVPNSKDINGSFFPYGINDKRWSSELHSERMCSSHAYGGYSKAYSGSILQPKNEDLKDWPLEALPKAKHYSHILSTLQIDQKFDELNTIFPLNPNEKCTRLPKKSYLGYSRIAKTYKKDKQGRINIYPFDCSEIFNEWIDKGKIKYYNNRKVISLKENKNKNIIVEIEKANGNEYLEYEYVFLAAGCINTTAIVDISLYGAGKRNYTIKSAPFLLQLHFKLANPLSIINWRKLKSSQNSDYALCKYFLEINNKYTGGYWSHTQIGDLNRIIIDKLKSKLPKFLWNITNLIKIFFQFSISVFHSSQGIDSKLITEVKHVHESKLIQSIKIIEPEYTCNLGQVIAVKCGVFSNFKKLLMLPIPFSMVLGNIARGNKLGGWHYGATLPFSKTNNSKGFCKVTGQLNGIQHVFVTDASTFPSIPGSSVALLTMTNAYRIAAEANLK; encoded by the coding sequence GTGGACACTATAATTGCCGATGCTCAAGACAGTAATAACTATCCAAAGAAGGTGCTCGTAATAGGTACTGGACTAGCTTCTTATGGCACTTGCTTAGGTTTACTAGAAAAAGATTATTTACAAGTAGATGTTATAGATATTGGTCTAACAAAGCCATACCTTAATCAAAAAAATATTTCTGTACCCAATTCTAAAGATATTAATGGTAGCTTCTTCCCATATGGAATAAATGATAAAAGATGGAGTAGCGAGTTACACTCAGAAAGAATGTGCTCTAGCCATGCTTACGGCGGCTACAGCAAAGCTTATAGCGGGTCTATATTACAGCCCAAAAATGAGGATCTTAAAGATTGGCCACTTGAGGCATTACCTAAAGCAAAGCACTATTCCCATATATTATCTACACTTCAGATAGACCAAAAATTTGATGAGCTAAATACTATATTCCCACTTAATCCCAATGAAAAATGCACCAGGTTACCAAAAAAGTCCTATTTAGGTTATTCAAGAATTGCAAAGACTTATAAGAAGGATAAGCAAGGGAGAATTAATATTTATCCCTTTGATTGTTCTGAGATATTTAACGAGTGGATAGATAAAGGTAAAATAAAATATTATAATAATAGAAAGGTTATAAGCTTGAAGGAAAATAAAAATAAAAATATTATTGTTGAGATAGAAAAGGCGAATGGAAATGAATATTTAGAATACGAATACGTATTTTTAGCAGCTGGCTGTATAAATACTACAGCTATTGTAGATATAAGCTTATATGGAGCCGGCAAAAGGAATTACACCATTAAGTCAGCTCCATTCTTGCTTCAATTACATTTTAAATTAGCCAACCCGCTGAGTATTATAAATTGGCGAAAATTAAAGTCATCCCAAAATTCAGACTATGCCTTATGTAAATACTTTCTGGAAATAAATAATAAATATACAGGCGGCTATTGGAGCCATACACAGATAGGAGACTTAAATAGAATTATAATAGATAAACTAAAATCGAAACTTCCCAAATTTTTATGGAATATTACTAATTTAATAAAAATATTCTTTCAATTCTCAATTAGTGTATTTCACTCTTCTCAGGGAATTGACTCGAAATTAATAACTGAAGTTAAACACGTGCATGAAAGCAAATTAATCCAGAGTATTAAAATAATTGAACCAGAGTATACATGCAATTTAGGGCAAGTAATAGCTGTAAAGTGTGGAGTCTTTTCTAATTTCAAAAAACTCCTTATGCTTCCAATACCATTCTCTATGGTGTTGGGAAATATAGCTAGAGGTAACAAACTAGGAGGGTGGCACTATGGTGCTACTTTACCTTTTTCTAAAACAAATAATTCAAAAGGTTTTTGTAAAGTAACTGGACAATTAAATGGAATACAGCATGTTTTTGTTACAGATGCATCTACATTTCCATCAATTCCTGGAAGTAGTGTTGCTTTACTAACGATGACTAATGCTTACCGTATTGCTGCAGAGGCAAACCTAAAATGA
- a CDS encoding DegT/DnrJ/EryC1/StrS family aminotransferase codes for MIKRAIARGSIQHEISNDLNAFAKLILNPSYARQIDRNEILKAKRSISSYFDNYNVTLFPYARTALHAVLKSLDIPKGSKVLMTPINIGPMLNIIESLDLHVDFVDVNLVDFGPNYIHLEDKLAESPSCLFLTYLFGYVPDVEVIVNLCKKYNVRLIEDISQSIGSKFDKKLLGTFGSAAIYSASLTKYVDGYNGAFAITNSASIYKSVENYQKKLNNPDKNRIRGIVSKTLLWNILLNKHIFNIFTYRLLSIISIFKPKLFKKLLGPSISLQKSSILPGFYFESITNLQSITIRKYLGKLDILISKRRLYAKIVLTAIKEIGLTRDIYNSYLEKERYNNYWQFVIEVKDIDLAKELLFKNGIETGNTNLPNLSISCNQNLRNANRLKNNFIFIPMHEHLDINDYKNIFLLLETHKLIVIDDNFLKRISIYS; via the coding sequence ATGATCAAAAGAGCTATCGCTAGAGGATCCATTCAGCATGAAATATCCAATGACTTAAATGCATTTGCCAAGTTAATACTTAACCCAAGCTATGCTCGTCAGATTGATAGAAACGAAATCTTAAAAGCAAAGAGATCCATTAGTTCATATTTTGATAATTACAATGTAACTCTTTTTCCTTATGCCAGAACTGCTCTACATGCTGTATTAAAAAGTCTAGATATCCCTAAGGGCTCTAAGGTATTAATGACTCCTATCAATATAGGACCAATGCTTAATATTATAGAAAGCTTGGATTTACATGTAGACTTTGTTGATGTTAACCTTGTAGATTTTGGCCCCAATTATATACATTTAGAAGATAAGTTGGCTGAAAGTCCAAGTTGTTTGTTTTTAACATATCTATTTGGTTATGTGCCAGATGTTGAGGTTATAGTAAATTTGTGTAAAAAATATAATGTAAGATTAATAGAAGATATTTCTCAGAGCATAGGATCAAAATTTGATAAGAAATTACTAGGCACTTTTGGTTCCGCTGCAATATACAGTGCCTCTCTAACGAAATATGTTGATGGGTATAATGGCGCCTTTGCTATAACTAATTCTGCTTCGATTTACAAATCTGTTGAAAATTATCAAAAGAAGCTAAATAATCCTGACAAAAATAGAATAAGAGGAATTGTCTCTAAAACTTTGTTATGGAATATATTACTGAATAAACACATCTTTAATATCTTTACTTATAGATTACTAAGCATAATTTCAATATTCAAACCAAAACTTTTTAAAAAATTACTTGGGCCATCTATAAGCCTTCAGAAGAGCTCAATTCTTCCTGGTTTTTATTTTGAGTCCATTACAAATCTCCAATCTATAACCATTAGAAAATATCTAGGTAAGTTAGATATATTAATTTCTAAGAGGAGATTATACGCTAAAATAGTATTAACAGCAATAAAAGAAATAGGGTTAACTAGAGATATATACAATTCATATCTAGAAAAAGAGAGGTATAATAATTATTGGCAATTTGTTATAGAAGTTAAAGATATAGATTTGGCTAAAGAGTTGTTATTTAAAAATGGTATTGAGACTGGTAACACTAATCTTCCAAATCTTTCCATAAGCTGTAATCAAAACTTGAGGAATGCAAATAGATTAAAAAATAATTTTATATTTATTCCTATGCATGAACATTTAGATATTAATGATTACAAAAATATATTTTTATTACTAGAAACTCACAAATTAATAGTTATTGATGATAATTTTTTAAAAAGGATAAGTATATATAGTTAG
- a CDS encoding glycosyltransferase family 2 protein, producing the protein MDKNTITWVVPCFNEQEVITQAVERIDKVCESLDKYKWEIIFIDDGSIDNTRKLIKEAFTYNSRIKLIGLSRNYGHQIAVQAGINNAIGEAVIVIDADLQDPPELAASMLAKWENGFDVIYGRRIERQSESRFKKISAAIFYRLLNLLSDINIPLDAGDFRLIDKKVVQALRAMPERGRYLRGLITWSGFKQTHVDYSREKRYAGTSKYPLIKMIRFAVEGITSFSRKPLQLATLSGLFASLISIIGIIYVLYSRLMTDNWVEGWAGLALAILFSSGLQLIFIGILGEYIGRIYIESKARPLYFIDEVIEQ; encoded by the coding sequence ATGGATAAAAACACAATCACTTGGGTCGTTCCTTGCTTTAACGAACAAGAAGTCATAACACAGGCTGTAGAGAGAATTGATAAAGTTTGTGAATCACTGGATAAATATAAATGGGAAATAATTTTTATAGACGATGGAAGCATCGATAACACTAGAAAGCTAATTAAGGAAGCATTTACATATAATTCTCGAATCAAGCTAATAGGTCTATCAAGAAATTATGGACACCAAATAGCTGTTCAAGCCGGAATTAATAATGCCATTGGCGAGGCAGTCATTGTTATAGATGCTGACTTACAGGATCCTCCTGAATTAGCGGCCTCAATGCTAGCTAAATGGGAGAATGGGTTTGATGTAATATATGGGAGACGAATAGAAAGGCAATCTGAGTCCAGATTTAAGAAAATATCTGCAGCTATCTTTTACAGGTTATTGAATTTACTTTCAGACATTAATATACCTTTAGATGCAGGAGATTTTCGATTGATTGATAAGAAAGTAGTACAAGCTTTGAGAGCGATGCCGGAGAGAGGTAGATATTTGCGAGGTCTTATTACTTGGTCTGGCTTTAAGCAAACGCATGTAGACTATTCAAGAGAAAAAAGATATGCAGGTACTAGCAAATATCCATTGATAAAAATGATTAGATTTGCTGTAGAGGGAATTACATCCTTTTCAAGGAAGCCTCTTCAGTTAGCTACTCTATCCGGTTTATTTGCATCACTAATTTCTATCATTGGAATCATCTATGTCCTTTATTCTAGACTTATGACAGATAATTGGGTTGAAGGTTGGGCTGGCTTAGCACTCGCAATTCTTTTTAGTAGTGGTCTACAGTTAATATTTATAGGTATCTTAGGTGAATATATTGGTAGGATTTATATTGAGTCAAAGGCAAGGCCGCTCTATTTCATAGATGAGGTTATAGAGCAATAA